A DNA window from Clavibacter sepedonicus contains the following coding sequences:
- a CDS encoding citrate synthase — protein MTDGGQQADDRPKADEKPTATLTYPGGRMEFPILPAVEGASSIDISALTKKTGLTTLDNGFVNTASTRSAITYIDGEQGILRYRGYPIEQLARHSSYLEVAWLLIHGELPTSDELAGFEDDIRRHTLLHEDFKGLFRALPTNAHPMSVLSSAVSALSTYYEDSLSVHDPEQVEISTLRLLAKLPVIAAYAHKKSLGQAFLYPDNSLGFVDNFLRLNFGNNAERYEVDPVVSRALERLLILHEDHEQNASTSTVRLVGSTEANMFSSVSAGIGALFGPLHGGANEAVLAMLGRIRDSGEGVDRYVERVKNKEDGVRLMGFGHRVYKNFDPRARLVKESADEVLEALGIQDPLLDIAKELEAVALADDYFIERKLYPNVDFYTGVIYKAMGFPTRMFTALFTIGRLPGWIAHWREMNEDRSTKIGRPQQLYIGQPARDLPPRD, from the coding sequence GTGACCGATGGCGGGCAGCAGGCGGACGACCGGCCGAAGGCGGACGAGAAGCCCACGGCGACCCTGACGTACCCGGGCGGCCGGATGGAGTTCCCCATCCTCCCCGCGGTCGAGGGCGCGTCCAGCATCGACATCTCGGCGCTCACGAAGAAGACCGGGCTGACGACGCTCGACAACGGCTTCGTCAACACCGCGTCGACCCGCTCGGCCATCACGTACATCGACGGCGAGCAGGGGATCCTCCGCTACCGCGGCTACCCCATCGAGCAGCTCGCGCGCCACTCGAGCTACCTCGAGGTGGCCTGGCTCCTCATCCACGGCGAGCTGCCCACGAGCGACGAGCTCGCCGGGTTCGAGGACGACATCCGCCGCCACACGCTCCTGCACGAGGACTTCAAGGGCCTGTTCCGCGCGCTGCCCACCAACGCGCACCCCATGTCGGTGCTCTCGAGCGCGGTCTCCGCGCTCTCCACCTACTACGAGGACTCGCTGAGCGTCCACGACCCGGAGCAGGTCGAGATCTCGACCCTCCGCCTGCTGGCGAAGCTGCCGGTCATCGCGGCGTACGCCCACAAGAAGAGCCTCGGCCAGGCGTTCCTCTACCCGGACAACTCGCTGGGCTTCGTCGACAACTTCCTGCGCCTGAACTTCGGCAACAACGCGGAACGGTACGAGGTGGACCCGGTGGTCAGCCGCGCGCTCGAGCGCCTGCTGATCCTGCACGAGGACCACGAGCAGAACGCGTCGACGTCGACCGTGCGGCTCGTCGGATCCACCGAGGCGAACATGTTCTCCTCCGTCTCGGCCGGCATCGGCGCGCTCTTCGGCCCGCTGCACGGCGGCGCGAACGAGGCCGTGCTCGCGATGCTCGGCCGCATCCGCGACTCCGGCGAGGGCGTCGACCGCTACGTCGAGCGCGTGAAGAACAAGGAGGACGGCGTCCGCCTCATGGGCTTCGGGCACCGCGTCTACAAGAACTTCGACCCGCGCGCCCGCCTCGTGAAGGAGAGCGCCGACGAGGTGCTCGAGGCCCTCGGGATCCAGGACCCGCTGCTCGACATCGCCAAGGAGCTCGAGGCGGTCGCGCTCGCCGACGACTACTTCATCGAGCGGAAGCTCTACCCCAACGTGGACTTCTACACGGGCGTGATCTACAAGGCGATGGGCTTCCCCACGCGCATGTTCACCGCCCTGTTCACCATCGGGCGCCTGCCGGGCTGGATCGCGCACTGGCGCGAGATGAACGAGGACCGGTCGACGAAGATCGGCCGTCCGCAGCAGCTCTACATCGGCCAGCCCGCGCGCGACCTCCCGCCGCGCGACTAG
- the dapC gene encoding succinyldiaminopimelate transaminase has protein sequence MALGELPDYPWDQMAPYAERARRHPDGIVDLSIGSPVDPTPTLIRDALAWATDAHAYPTTVGTPELRQAMVDWHARRRNATLGTDQVLPTIGSKEMVAWLPFMLGLGEGDAVVHPRVSYPTYAIGAALAGAESVPADDPAEWPAHTRLVWLNSPGNPDGRVLGVDELRAAVARARELGAVIASDECYAELGWDGEWALGPTPSILDARVVGDDHAGVLALYSLSKQSNLAGYRAALVAGDRELIARLIRVRKHAGLLPPAPLQHAMTVALGDDAHVRVQRELYRARRDVLRPALEDAGWRIDRSEAGLYLWATRGQGAWEGIAELADLGILAGPGPFYGDASPEHVRLSLTATDERIAQAAARLRAGATTGRTA, from the coding sequence CCGTACGCCGAGCGGGCGCGCCGCCACCCCGACGGCATCGTCGACCTCAGCATCGGGTCGCCCGTGGATCCGACGCCCACGCTCATCCGCGACGCGCTCGCCTGGGCGACGGACGCGCACGCGTACCCCACCACCGTCGGCACGCCGGAGCTCCGGCAGGCGATGGTCGACTGGCACGCGCGTCGGCGGAACGCGACGCTCGGCACCGACCAGGTGCTGCCGACCATCGGGTCGAAGGAGATGGTGGCCTGGCTGCCGTTCATGCTCGGCCTCGGCGAGGGGGACGCGGTCGTGCACCCCCGCGTCTCCTACCCGACCTACGCGATCGGCGCGGCGCTCGCCGGCGCGGAGAGCGTGCCCGCCGACGATCCCGCCGAGTGGCCCGCGCACACCCGCCTCGTCTGGCTGAACTCGCCCGGCAACCCCGACGGCCGGGTCCTCGGCGTCGACGAGCTGCGCGCCGCGGTCGCCCGCGCGCGCGAGCTCGGCGCCGTCATCGCGAGCGACGAGTGCTACGCCGAGCTCGGCTGGGACGGGGAGTGGGCCTTGGGGCCGACGCCCTCGATCCTCGACGCGCGCGTCGTCGGCGACGACCACGCGGGCGTCCTCGCGCTGTACTCGCTCAGCAAGCAGTCGAACCTCGCCGGCTACCGGGCCGCGCTCGTCGCGGGCGACCGGGAGCTCATCGCCCGCCTCATCCGCGTCCGCAAGCACGCGGGGCTCCTCCCGCCCGCGCCGCTGCAGCACGCCATGACCGTGGCGCTCGGCGACGACGCGCACGTGCGCGTCCAGCGCGAGCTCTACCGCGCGCGCCGCGACGTGCTGCGTCCCGCGCTTGAGGACGCCGGCTGGCGCATCGACCGCAGCGAGGCCGGCCTCTACCTCTGGGCGACCCGCGGGCAGGGCGCCTGGGAGGGCATCGCCGAGCTCGCCGACCTCGGGATCCTCGCGGGCCCCGGCCCGTTCTACGGGGACGCGTCGCCCGAGCACGTGCGCCTGTCGCTCACGGCCACGGACGAGCGGATCGCCCAGGCGGCGGCGCGGCTCCGCGCCGGTGCGACCACCGGGCGGACCGCGTAG